GCGCGGGGTCGAAGATCGCGCTGGCGTCGCCATCGAGCAGGTGCCAGGCGCCGGCGGCGATCTCGCGTTCGAGCTGTCCGGCGCCCCAGCCGGCGAAGCCGACGTAGAGACGGAAGCGATCCGGGCCCGCGCCGGCCGAGAGGTCGTCCGCGATCTTCTCGCGCGAGTCGAGCAGGTACACGCCGTCGAGCACCCGAAGATCTCGCCGCGCGGTGACGGAACGCACGAGCGCGCGCGCCGCCGTCATCTCCACCGGCCCGCCGAGGAAGACGAGGCCGGGCGCCGGCTTCGCGACCGGCAGCCCGGGCAGGATGCGCTCGATCGCCACCTTCGTCTGCCGGTTGAGCACGAGGCCCGCGGTGCCATCCTTCGTCGCAGCGATGAGGACCACGACGGTCTCGAAGAAGTTGCGGTCGCCAAGGCCGCGCGAGGCGACGAGCAGCGTGCCGGGGGCGAGGTCGACCGCAAGGCGGCGCCCGCCTTGGCCCGCGGCGGACGAACGCTCGCCGGCGAGCAGGCCCGCACTGAGCACGATCGCGACGGCC
This Acidobacteriota bacterium DNA region includes the following protein-coding sequences:
- a CDS encoding YqgE/AlgH family protein, whose translation is MTAAARRTWIVCLTVAVAIVLSAGLLAGERSSAAGQGGRRLAVDLAPGTLLVASRGLGDRNFFETVVVLIAATKDGTAGLVLNRQTKVAIERILPGLPVAKPAPGLVFLGGPVEMTAARALVRSVTARRDLRVLDGVYLLDSREKIADDLSAGAGPDRFRLYVGFAGWGAGQLEREIAAGAWHLLDGDASAIFDPAPDTLWRRLIRLTEGLAA